A segment of the Nostoc sp. TCL26-01 genome:
TCAAATTATTGTAGAAAAACATGGTGGACAGATGCTTTGTGTATCTAAAGTTGGACAAGGTGCTGAATTTATTATGAAAATCCCCGTCAAACGCAATGGGTAAATGGGTAATCCTTGTATTGTGATGCCATTTTCCCTACTCTCAATTCTCAACTCCCCATTTTTATACAGGAGAATTGCCAGTATTAACCGAGTTTTATGATGATAAATCTACGGAAAACCATTACAGTATATTTGTCGTAGTTTAAAATTTTATGCTGCAAAAATTGACAGTTAACGTGTTTCTACTGGCTGCTTTGAGTAATCTGGCATGGACATCAGATGCTAGGGCAAATTTTAATGGCAAGCTGACTGTAGAAATCGATGGATTGAAAAATAAACAGGGGCAAGTCTGCATTACTATATTTGCTAGCAGTCAAGGATTTCCTAGCGATCGCAACAAGTCATTAAACAACCAATGTCTTCCTATTAGCGAGACTCCGTTAATCGTTACTTTTGATGATCTGAAAGCAGGTAGTTACGCAGTTGCTGCCATACACGATAGTAACAGCGATCGCACCCTAAATCGCAATAATTTGGGGATGCCCACTGAAGGTTTTGCTTTTTCCCGTAACCCAGAAGTTCGCACCAGTGCGCCTAAATTTGGTGATGCCGCGATTCTACTAGCTGGCCCTAACACGACTATCCAAATTCAGATGAAATATTTTTAATTCTTAATCACGCTTTGAGGTTGGGCATGAGTAGTTAACTCATCTCCAATCTCTCATTCTTCTTGAGAATTTTTCAGCGCACTTTGCTTGTCAGTTGTATTTCGCATTCTATTCATTTGATTAAGCGCATACTTGGCTGTTGCTTGCACTTCTGTATCAGCATCATCTAAGGCATGAACTAATATCTGACTCATTTGATTCATCATGTCATAAACACGAGTCAAATCACGAATCGCGTTTTGCCTTACTTGGGGACTTTCATCCTGCATGGAGATGGCTAAAGCCTTGTTGATGGGTTTGAGTGTGCGGATGTTAATTTCTGACAAAGCAGCCAAAATTAAATTTCGTTGTTGTGAATCTGCATCAATCAAGAGATTTACTAGTGGTTGAATTGCCCGTGAGTCACCTTGCTGACCTAAATCCCAAATGGCTTTTTGTCGCTTTGTTGGTTCAG
Coding sequences within it:
- a CDS encoding DUF2141 domain-containing protein, which encodes MLQKLTVNVFLLAALSNLAWTSDARANFNGKLTVEIDGLKNKQGQVCITIFASSQGFPSDRNKSLNNQCLPISETPLIVTFDDLKAGSYAVAAIHDSNSDRTLNRNNLGMPTEGFAFSRNPEVRTSAPKFGDAAILLAGPNTTIQIQMKYF